In Candidatus Sodalis pierantonius str. SOPE, one DNA window encodes the following:
- a CDS encoding flavin reductase family protein: MTRSSHYFYEPAQGHGLPHDPLNAIIGPRPIGWIASVNAKGQRNLAPYSFFNCFNYHPPIIGFSSAGWKDSVANIHATGEFVWNLVMRPLAATMNETSASLPAGEDEFAVAGLTPVQGECRFRRIRSAVPATSDQLFRYFPITHSSDIRSRVRSSSDSGLVIFPVLATPCSLRSDSPLSSSL, encoded by the coding sequence ATGACCCGCAGCTCGCACTACTTTTACGAACCGGCGCAAGGCCACGGTTTGCCGCACGACCCGTTAAACGCCATCATCGGCCCGCGGCCCATTGGCTGGATAGCGTCGGTTAATGCCAAAGGACAGCGCAATCTGGCACCCTACAGCTTTTTCAATTGTTTCAACTATCATCCGCCGATCATCGGCTTTTCCAGCGCCGGCTGGAAAGATAGCGTGGCGAATATCCACGCCACCGGCGAATTCGTCTGGAATCTGGTCATGCGTCCCCTGGCCGCCACCATGAACGAGACCTCCGCCTCGCTTCCCGCCGGCGAGGACGAGTTTGCCGTTGCCGGCCTGACGCCTGTCCAAGGGGAGTGCAGATTCCGACGTATCCGATCAGCTGTTCCGGCGACATCCGATCAGTTATTCCGATATTTTCCGATCACCCATTCCAGTGATATTCGATCACGTGTTCGCTCATCTTCTGACTCAGGTTTAGTTATTTTTCCTGTGCTGGCTACTCCTTGCTCTTTGCGTAGTGATTCGCCTTTAAGTTCCAGTCTATAG
- a CDS encoding IS5 family transposase translates to MAKQKFKITNWPAYNNALRQRGDLTVWLDESAIAAWTESTPPEHRGRPLHYTDMAITTVLMIKRVFNLSLRALQGFVDSIFKLMGLSLRCPDYSLVSRRAKTVDISIKTPTRGEISHLVIDGTGLKVFGEGAWKVRQHGAERRRVWRKLHLAVDSVTHEIICADLSLSGTTDAQALPGLINQTHRKIREASADSAYDTRYCHDALLRKKIKPLIPPRSGAQYWPARYYERNHAVANQHLSGNNDTWKKKVGYHRRSLAETAMFRFKTLLGGHLSLHDYDAQVGEAMAMVKALNRITLLGMPNSVRIM, encoded by the coding sequence ATGGCAAAGCAAAAGTTTAAAATTACCAACTGGCCCGCATACAACAATGCGCTCAGGCAGCGGGGGGACCTGACAGTATGGCTTGATGAGTCAGCCATTGCTGCATGGACTGAGAGTACACCACCTGAACATCGTGGCCGGCCGCTTCACTACACCGATATGGCCATTACCACGGTTCTGATGATAAAGCGCGTGTTTAACCTTTCGCTCCGGGCGTTACAGGGTTTCGTTGACTCAATTTTTAAACTGATGGGGCTGTCGCTGCGCTGCCCAGATTACTCTCTGGTCAGCCGGCGAGCAAAAACCGTCGACATCAGCATAAAAACGCCAACCCGCGGCGAAATCTCACACCTGGTCATCGATGGCACCGGCCTGAAAGTCTTCGGCGAAGGCGCATGGAAAGTCAGGCAGCATGGGGCTGAGAGGCGCAGAGTATGGCGCAAGCTTCATCTGGCAGTAGATAGCGTGACACATGAAATTATCTGTGCCGATTTATCGCTAAGCGGTACGACAGATGCGCAGGCGCTGCCCGGGCTGATTAACCAAACCCACCGGAAAATCAGGGAAGCGTCGGCTGACAGTGCTTACGATACGCGTTACTGTCATGATGCTCTGCTGAGGAAAAAAATAAAGCCGCTTATCCCACCGCGAAGTGGTGCGCAATATTGGCCAGCTCGATACTATGAGCGTAACCATGCGGTGGCAAATCAGCATCTGAGCGGCAATAACGATACCTGGAAAAAGAAAGTAGGTTATCACCGGCGTTCACTGGCTGAAACGGCCATGTTCCGGTTTAAAACACTTCTGGGTGGTCATCTGAGTCTGCATGACTATGACGCGCAGGTAGGTGAGGCAATGGCAATGGTTAAAGCACTTAACCGGATCACACTGTTAGGAATGCCAAACAGCGTCCGCATCATGTAA